In one Andrena cerasifolii isolate SP2316 chromosome 2, iyAndCera1_principal, whole genome shotgun sequence genomic region, the following are encoded:
- the Imp gene encoding IGF-II mRNA-binding protein isoform X3: MSLDKFAEGGMLQKEMERLEIEEKNGDTTSGAGSKILVSNIPSHARLEDLELAFSICGVVQSVEKLSSRDPNTQTVLVIYETQEQTQQAVNQFNGHEFEGNALKVEMSTVESRRRGRSQRSGVAYSGVSGSGRQTDFPLRILVQSDMVGAIIGRQGSTIRQITQVTRARVDVHRKDNVGSKEKAITIYGNPENCTNACKKILEVMQQEANSINKGATCETVDLCVHSIEITLNILAHNNLIGRIIGKGGTTIKRIMQDTDTKITVSSINDINHYNVERIITVKGTIDNMSKAESMISSKLRQSYENDLQAMAPQSMMFPGLHPMAMMSTAGMGYSSRGPGLYGSGPAPYPYQASLPTQQGVPAADTQETAFLYIPNSSVGAIIGTKGSHIRNIIRFSGASVKIAPLEQDKPAEQQTERKVTIVGSPESQWKAQYLIFEKMREEGFVSGSDDVRLTIEILVPSAQVGRIIGKGGQNVRELQRVTGSVIKLSEQQTTSPSADEEATVHIIGPFFSVQSAQRKIRSMVLQSGAPGAGAGTRAGRGSSQEGGSRSRRDGSATSQQGGTTTQQQSSSSPSSQQQPQNQ, encoded by the exons TGGTGCCGGATCCAAGATCCTCGTAAGCAATATCCCGAGTCACGCCAGATTGGAGGACCTCGAGTTGGCGTTTTCGATCTGCGGCGTAGTGCAGTCCGTGGAGAAGTTGTCTTCGCGCGATCCTAACACACAAACCGTCCTCGTTATCTATGAGACGCAAGAGCAAACACAGCA GGCTGTCAACCAGTTTAATGGCCACGAGTTCGAGGGTAACGCGCTAAAAGTGGAAATGTCTACGGTGGAGAGCCGACGAAGAGGCCGCAGCCAGCGCAGCGGCGTCGCCTACTCCGGGGTATCGGGATCCGGACGGCAGACGGACTTCCCGCTTCGTATTCTCGTTCAGTCGGACATGGTGGGCGCCATAATCGGCCGCCAGGGATCCACCATACGCCAGATCACTCAGGTGACGCGCGCGCGGGTGGACGTTCACCGGAAGGACAACGTCGGGTCCAAGGAGAAGGCCATCACCATCTACGGCAACCCAGAGAATTGCACGAACGCCTGCAAGAAGATCTTGGAGGTCATGCAGCAGGAGGCCAACAGCATAAACAAAGG GGCCACGTGTGAAACTGTAGACTTGTGTGTTCACAGCATCGAGATCACCCTGAACATTCTCGCGCACAACAACTTGATCGGCCGGATAATCGGAAAGGGCGGCACCACGATCAAGAGAATCATGCAAGACACAGACACGAAGATCACCGTGAGCAGTATCAACGACATCAACCATTACAATGTCGAGCGTATCATCACAGTGAAAGGCACAATCGATAACATGAGCAAAGCCGAATCCATGATCTCCAGCAAGCTGCGCCAGAGCTACGAGAACGATTTACAGGCCATGGCT CCGCAAAGCATGATGTTCCCCGGCTTGCACCCAATGGCCATGATGTCCACTGCTGGCATGGGATACAGCTCACGTGGTCCTGGTTTATACGGCTCAGGGCCCGCCCCATATCCCTACCAGGCCAGCTTGCCGACTCAACAAGGTGTTCCTGCCGCCGACACACAGGAGACTGCCTTCCTTTACATTCCTAACAGCAGCGTAGGCGCCATAATCGGTACCAAAGGTTCCCACATCAGGAACATCATCAGATTCTCAGGAGCCAGCGTGAAGATCGCGCCGCTCGAGCAAGACAAGCCGGCGGAGCAACAGACTGAAAGGAAAGTGACCATCGTTGGTTCGCCAGAATCTCAGTGGAAG GCGCAGTACTTGATCTTCGAAAAGATGCGCGAGGAGGGATTCGTTTCCGGTAGCGACGACGTCAGACTGACGATCGAGATTCTCGTGCCCAGCGCTCAGGTTGGCCGAATTATCGGCAAGGGCGGCCAGAACGTTAGAGAATTGCAGCGCGTAACTGGAAGTGTCATTAAGCTATCGGAACAACAGACCACGTCTCCTTCTGCTGACGAAGAGGCCACCGTCCATATAATTGGCCCCTTCTTCTCTGTTCAG TCGGCGCAGAGAAAAATCCGCTCTATGGTCCTGCAGTCTGGTGCACCTGGAGCAGGTGCTGGGACGCGCGCTGGTCGCGGCAGCAGCCAGGAAGGTGGTTCTCGTTCCCGAAGAGACGGCAGTGCCACGTCTCAGCAAGGTGGCACAACGACGCAGCAGCAATCGAGCTCCTCGCCATCCAGCCAGCAACAGCCGCAAAATCAGTAA
- the Imp gene encoding IGF-II mRNA-binding protein isoform X4, with the protein MLWDGYTYLGSSLVVEPSVASGPKKRGAGSKILVSNIPSHARLEDLELAFSICGVVQSVEKLSSRDPNTQTVLVIYETQEQTQQAVNQFNGHEFEGNALKVEMSTVESRRRGRSQRSGVAYSGVSGSGRQTDFPLRILVQSDMVGAIIGRQGSTIRQITQVTRARVDVHRKDNVGSKEKAITIYGNPENCTNACKKILEVMQQEANSINKGATCETVDLCVHSIEITLNILAHNNLIGRIIGKGGTTIKRIMQDTDTKITVSSINDINHYNVERIITVKGTIDNMSKAESMISSKLRQSYENDLQAMAPQSMMFPGLHPMAMMSTAGMGYSSRGPGLYGSGPAPYPYQASLPTQQGVPAADTQETAFLYIPNSSVGAIIGTKGSHIRNIIRFSGASVKIAPLEQDKPAEQQTERKVTIVGSPESQWKAQYLIFEKMREEGFVSGSDDVRLTIEILVPSAQVGRIIGKGGQNVRELQRVTGSVIKLSEQQTTSPSADEEATVHIIGPFFSVQSAQRKIRSMVLQSGAPGAGAGTRAGRGSSQEGGSRSRRDGSATSQQGGTTTQQQSSSSPSSQQQPQNQ; encoded by the exons TGGTGCCGGATCCAAGATCCTCGTAAGCAATATCCCGAGTCACGCCAGATTGGAGGACCTCGAGTTGGCGTTTTCGATCTGCGGCGTAGTGCAGTCCGTGGAGAAGTTGTCTTCGCGCGATCCTAACACACAAACCGTCCTCGTTATCTATGAGACGCAAGAGCAAACACAGCA GGCTGTCAACCAGTTTAATGGCCACGAGTTCGAGGGTAACGCGCTAAAAGTGGAAATGTCTACGGTGGAGAGCCGACGAAGAGGCCGCAGCCAGCGCAGCGGCGTCGCCTACTCCGGGGTATCGGGATCCGGACGGCAGACGGACTTCCCGCTTCGTATTCTCGTTCAGTCGGACATGGTGGGCGCCATAATCGGCCGCCAGGGATCCACCATACGCCAGATCACTCAGGTGACGCGCGCGCGGGTGGACGTTCACCGGAAGGACAACGTCGGGTCCAAGGAGAAGGCCATCACCATCTACGGCAACCCAGAGAATTGCACGAACGCCTGCAAGAAGATCTTGGAGGTCATGCAGCAGGAGGCCAACAGCATAAACAAAGG GGCCACGTGTGAAACTGTAGACTTGTGTGTTCACAGCATCGAGATCACCCTGAACATTCTCGCGCACAACAACTTGATCGGCCGGATAATCGGAAAGGGCGGCACCACGATCAAGAGAATCATGCAAGACACAGACACGAAGATCACCGTGAGCAGTATCAACGACATCAACCATTACAATGTCGAGCGTATCATCACAGTGAAAGGCACAATCGATAACATGAGCAAAGCCGAATCCATGATCTCCAGCAAGCTGCGCCAGAGCTACGAGAACGATTTACAGGCCATGGCT CCGCAAAGCATGATGTTCCCCGGCTTGCACCCAATGGCCATGATGTCCACTGCTGGCATGGGATACAGCTCACGTGGTCCTGGTTTATACGGCTCAGGGCCCGCCCCATATCCCTACCAGGCCAGCTTGCCGACTCAACAAGGTGTTCCTGCCGCCGACACACAGGAGACTGCCTTCCTTTACATTCCTAACAGCAGCGTAGGCGCCATAATCGGTACCAAAGGTTCCCACATCAGGAACATCATCAGATTCTCAGGAGCCAGCGTGAAGATCGCGCCGCTCGAGCAAGACAAGCCGGCGGAGCAACAGACTGAAAGGAAAGTGACCATCGTTGGTTCGCCAGAATCTCAGTGGAAG GCGCAGTACTTGATCTTCGAAAAGATGCGCGAGGAGGGATTCGTTTCCGGTAGCGACGACGTCAGACTGACGATCGAGATTCTCGTGCCCAGCGCTCAGGTTGGCCGAATTATCGGCAAGGGCGGCCAGAACGTTAGAGAATTGCAGCGCGTAACTGGAAGTGTCATTAAGCTATCGGAACAACAGACCACGTCTCCTTCTGCTGACGAAGAGGCCACCGTCCATATAATTGGCCCCTTCTTCTCTGTTCAG TCGGCGCAGAGAAAAATCCGCTCTATGGTCCTGCAGTCTGGTGCACCTGGAGCAGGTGCTGGGACGCGCGCTGGTCGCGGCAGCAGCCAGGAAGGTGGTTCTCGTTCCCGAAGAGACGGCAGTGCCACGTCTCAGCAAGGTGGCACAACGACGCAGCAGCAATCGAGCTCCTCGCCATCCAGCCAGCAACAGCCGCAAAATCAGTAA
- the Imp gene encoding IGF-II mRNA-binding protein isoform X6: MNLAVSANSQRRPFVGAGSKILVSNIPSHARLEDLELAFSICGVVQSVEKLSSRDPNTQTVLVIYETQEQTQQAVNQFNGHEFEGNALKVEMSTVESRRRGRSQRSGVAYSGVSGSGRQTDFPLRILVQSDMVGAIIGRQGSTIRQITQVTRARVDVHRKDNVGSKEKAITIYGNPENCTNACKKILEVMQQEANSINKGATCETVDLCVHSIEITLNILAHNNLIGRIIGKGGTTIKRIMQDTDTKITVSSINDINHYNVERIITVKGTIDNMSKAESMISSKLRQSYENDLQAMAPQSMMFPGLHPMAMMSTAGMGYSSRGPGLYGSGPAPYPYQASLPTQQGVPAADTQETAFLYIPNSSVGAIIGTKGSHIRNIIRFSGASVKIAPLEQDKPAEQQTERKVTIVGSPESQWKAQYLIFEKMREEGFVSGSDDVRLTIEILVPSAQVGRIIGKGGQNVRELQRVTGSVIKLSEQQTTSPSADEEATVHIIGPFFSVQSAQRKIRSMVLQSGAPGAGAGTRAGRGSSQEGGSRSRRDGSATSQQGGTTTQQQSSSSPSSQQQPQNQ, from the exons TGGTGCCGGATCCAAGATCCTCGTAAGCAATATCCCGAGTCACGCCAGATTGGAGGACCTCGAGTTGGCGTTTTCGATCTGCGGCGTAGTGCAGTCCGTGGAGAAGTTGTCTTCGCGCGATCCTAACACACAAACCGTCCTCGTTATCTATGAGACGCAAGAGCAAACACAGCA GGCTGTCAACCAGTTTAATGGCCACGAGTTCGAGGGTAACGCGCTAAAAGTGGAAATGTCTACGGTGGAGAGCCGACGAAGAGGCCGCAGCCAGCGCAGCGGCGTCGCCTACTCCGGGGTATCGGGATCCGGACGGCAGACGGACTTCCCGCTTCGTATTCTCGTTCAGTCGGACATGGTGGGCGCCATAATCGGCCGCCAGGGATCCACCATACGCCAGATCACTCAGGTGACGCGCGCGCGGGTGGACGTTCACCGGAAGGACAACGTCGGGTCCAAGGAGAAGGCCATCACCATCTACGGCAACCCAGAGAATTGCACGAACGCCTGCAAGAAGATCTTGGAGGTCATGCAGCAGGAGGCCAACAGCATAAACAAAGG GGCCACGTGTGAAACTGTAGACTTGTGTGTTCACAGCATCGAGATCACCCTGAACATTCTCGCGCACAACAACTTGATCGGCCGGATAATCGGAAAGGGCGGCACCACGATCAAGAGAATCATGCAAGACACAGACACGAAGATCACCGTGAGCAGTATCAACGACATCAACCATTACAATGTCGAGCGTATCATCACAGTGAAAGGCACAATCGATAACATGAGCAAAGCCGAATCCATGATCTCCAGCAAGCTGCGCCAGAGCTACGAGAACGATTTACAGGCCATGGCT CCGCAAAGCATGATGTTCCCCGGCTTGCACCCAATGGCCATGATGTCCACTGCTGGCATGGGATACAGCTCACGTGGTCCTGGTTTATACGGCTCAGGGCCCGCCCCATATCCCTACCAGGCCAGCTTGCCGACTCAACAAGGTGTTCCTGCCGCCGACACACAGGAGACTGCCTTCCTTTACATTCCTAACAGCAGCGTAGGCGCCATAATCGGTACCAAAGGTTCCCACATCAGGAACATCATCAGATTCTCAGGAGCCAGCGTGAAGATCGCGCCGCTCGAGCAAGACAAGCCGGCGGAGCAACAGACTGAAAGGAAAGTGACCATCGTTGGTTCGCCAGAATCTCAGTGGAAG GCGCAGTACTTGATCTTCGAAAAGATGCGCGAGGAGGGATTCGTTTCCGGTAGCGACGACGTCAGACTGACGATCGAGATTCTCGTGCCCAGCGCTCAGGTTGGCCGAATTATCGGCAAGGGCGGCCAGAACGTTAGAGAATTGCAGCGCGTAACTGGAAGTGTCATTAAGCTATCGGAACAACAGACCACGTCTCCTTCTGCTGACGAAGAGGCCACCGTCCATATAATTGGCCCCTTCTTCTCTGTTCAG TCGGCGCAGAGAAAAATCCGCTCTATGGTCCTGCAGTCTGGTGCACCTGGAGCAGGTGCTGGGACGCGCGCTGGTCGCGGCAGCAGCCAGGAAGGTGGTTCTCGTTCCCGAAGAGACGGCAGTGCCACGTCTCAGCAAGGTGGCACAACGACGCAGCAGCAATCGAGCTCCTCGCCATCCAGCCAGCAACAGCCGCAAAATCAGTAA
- the Imp gene encoding IGF-II mRNA-binding protein isoform X5 — MSLDKFAEGGMLQKEMERLEIEEKNGDTTSGAGSKILVSNIPSHARLEDLELAFSICGVVQSVEKLSSRDPNTQTVLVIYETQEQTQQAVNQFNGHEFEGNALKVEMSTVESRRRGRSQRSGVAYSGVSGSGRQTDFPLRILVQSDMVGAIIGRQGSTIRQITQVTRARVDVHRKDNVGSKEKAITIYGNPENCTNACKKILEVMQQEANSINKGIEITLNILAHNNLIGRIIGKGGTTIKRIMQDTDTKITVSSINDINHYNVERIITVKGTIDNMSKAESMISSKLRQSYENDLQAMAPQSMMFPGLHPMAMMSTAGMGYSSRGPGLYGSGPAPYPYQASLPTQQGVPAADTQETAFLYIPNSSVGAIIGTKGSHIRNIIRFSGASVKIAPLEQDKPAEQQTERKVTIVGSPESQWKAQYLIFEKMREEGFVSGSDDVRLTIEILVPSAQVGRIIGKGGQNVRELQRVTGSVIKLSEQQTTSPSADEEATVHIIGPFFSVQSAQRKIRSMVLQSGAPGAGAGTRAGRGSSQEGGSRSRRDGSATSQQGGTTTQQQSSSSPSSQQQPQNQ, encoded by the exons TGGTGCCGGATCCAAGATCCTCGTAAGCAATATCCCGAGTCACGCCAGATTGGAGGACCTCGAGTTGGCGTTTTCGATCTGCGGCGTAGTGCAGTCCGTGGAGAAGTTGTCTTCGCGCGATCCTAACACACAAACCGTCCTCGTTATCTATGAGACGCAAGAGCAAACACAGCA GGCTGTCAACCAGTTTAATGGCCACGAGTTCGAGGGTAACGCGCTAAAAGTGGAAATGTCTACGGTGGAGAGCCGACGAAGAGGCCGCAGCCAGCGCAGCGGCGTCGCCTACTCCGGGGTATCGGGATCCGGACGGCAGACGGACTTCCCGCTTCGTATTCTCGTTCAGTCGGACATGGTGGGCGCCATAATCGGCCGCCAGGGATCCACCATACGCCAGATCACTCAGGTGACGCGCGCGCGGGTGGACGTTCACCGGAAGGACAACGTCGGGTCCAAGGAGAAGGCCATCACCATCTACGGCAACCCAGAGAATTGCACGAACGCCTGCAAGAAGATCTTGGAGGTCATGCAGCAGGAGGCCAACAGCATAAACAAAGG CATCGAGATCACCCTGAACATTCTCGCGCACAACAACTTGATCGGCCGGATAATCGGAAAGGGCGGCACCACGATCAAGAGAATCATGCAAGACACAGACACGAAGATCACCGTGAGCAGTATCAACGACATCAACCATTACAATGTCGAGCGTATCATCACAGTGAAAGGCACAATCGATAACATGAGCAAAGCCGAATCCATGATCTCCAGCAAGCTGCGCCAGAGCTACGAGAACGATTTACAGGCCATGGCT CCGCAAAGCATGATGTTCCCCGGCTTGCACCCAATGGCCATGATGTCCACTGCTGGCATGGGATACAGCTCACGTGGTCCTGGTTTATACGGCTCAGGGCCCGCCCCATATCCCTACCAGGCCAGCTTGCCGACTCAACAAGGTGTTCCTGCCGCCGACACACAGGAGACTGCCTTCCTTTACATTCCTAACAGCAGCGTAGGCGCCATAATCGGTACCAAAGGTTCCCACATCAGGAACATCATCAGATTCTCAGGAGCCAGCGTGAAGATCGCGCCGCTCGAGCAAGACAAGCCGGCGGAGCAACAGACTGAAAGGAAAGTGACCATCGTTGGTTCGCCAGAATCTCAGTGGAAG GCGCAGTACTTGATCTTCGAAAAGATGCGCGAGGAGGGATTCGTTTCCGGTAGCGACGACGTCAGACTGACGATCGAGATTCTCGTGCCCAGCGCTCAGGTTGGCCGAATTATCGGCAAGGGCGGCCAGAACGTTAGAGAATTGCAGCGCGTAACTGGAAGTGTCATTAAGCTATCGGAACAACAGACCACGTCTCCTTCTGCTGACGAAGAGGCCACCGTCCATATAATTGGCCCCTTCTTCTCTGTTCAG TCGGCGCAGAGAAAAATCCGCTCTATGGTCCTGCAGTCTGGTGCACCTGGAGCAGGTGCTGGGACGCGCGCTGGTCGCGGCAGCAGCCAGGAAGGTGGTTCTCGTTCCCGAAGAGACGGCAGTGCCACGTCTCAGCAAGGTGGCACAACGACGCAGCAGCAATCGAGCTCCTCGCCATCCAGCCAGCAACAGCCGCAAAATCAGTAA